The DNA window ACGCTCAAAGAGAATCCCGACAAGGCGAGAGAAGCGGCGTTCAAGAAATTTCAGAAACAGATCAAGGACGCCGAAAAGTTTACTTGATCGGCGGATTGTCGGCGGAGGCGGACCACGTGACGGCAACGGGGGACAGCTTCAAGGTCGATTTGAATCTGGGCTCACCGGGCTGCGTCCGTGCCTGCAAGCGAGCGGATCACGCAGTTTCCCAGGCGCGCAAACGCTTTGGCAACCTCTGTGATAAATTCCGAAATTGGGCAGCCGCGATGGAATGGGCCATTCTGTAAACCTCGCGAGCCGAGCAGCTTTGCGCTTCCATCTGGATTATCCCCGGCGGGAGATTTAACATGTTTCCGTTTCACGGCGTTGACTTCATGGAGATTGACGCTTTTCTGAGCGACGAAGAGAAGCTTGTCCGGCAGACGGTTCGCGCATTTGTCGAGAAGGAAGTCATTCCGTACATCGAGGGTTGGTTCCGCCAGGGTGAATTCCCCATGCGCCTGGTGGCGGTGCTTGGCGAGATGGGCTTTCTTGGGGCCAGCCTCAGCGGGTACGGCTGCGCAGAGATGTCAAATGTACAGTACGGGCTCGTGATGCAGGAACTCGAGCGCGCCGACAGTGGGCTCCGCAGCTTTGTTTCGGTTCAGAGCGCGCTGGTGATGTTTCCCATCCATAACTTCGGCTCTGAAGATCAGAAGCAGCGATGGCTGCCGGCGCTCCAACAGGGAAAAGCTATCGGGTGCTTCGCCCTCACGGAACCGGATTTCGGATCAAACCCCGGCGCGATGCGCACTCGCGCTGTGAAAGACGGCAATGATTTTGTCCTGAATGGTGAGAAGACCTGGATTACAAACGGCTCAATTGCCGATGTTGCCGTGGTCTGGGCGCGGACGCCCGAGGGCATTCGAGGTTTTCTGGTGGAAAAAGGTATGCCTGGTTACACCGCGAAGGATATTAAAGGAAAGATGTCGCTGCGCGCTTCCGTAACTTCGTCACTCTCGTTCGCGGATGTTCGGGTTCCGACGGCGGCTATGTTCCCCGCCGGCATTGGGTTGAAAGCAGCACTCGATTGTCTGACCCAGGCGCGCTACGGGATCGGATGGGGAGCTGTGGGCGCCGCCATGGCCTGCTACAACGAAGCCTTGGAATACGCCAGGGTCCGCAAGCAGTTCGGCGATAAACCCATCGCCGCGCACCAGTTGGTGCAGGCGCAGATTGCCGAAATGATCACGGAAATTACCAAGGCGCAATTGCTGGCGCTCCACGTAGGCCGCTTGAAGGACCGTGGCCGGGCCGATTTCGCCCACATCTCCATGCTGAAGCGCAACAACGTCAAAATCGCACTCGACATTGCCCGCAGCGCCCGCGACATATTGGGAGCTAACGGCGTGGCCGACGAATACCCCGTCTTCCGCCACATGTGCAATCTGGAATCAGTTTTCACTTACGAAGGCACGCACAACATTCACACGTTGATCATTGGCGAGCACGCCACCGGCATCGCGGCTTATCAATAAGAGCGATGCTTGATTGCCGCCTCACCTGTTGACGACCTTCATCCCGCCCTCAGGATAGCGGTCGCCGGCAGCGACACCTTTGGGAGCAACCTCGTCGATCCGGCTGAGTTCTTCTGCGGTGAGGCTGATTTCGAGGGCCGCCAGATTTTCCTCGAGATGGGCCCGGTGGCTGCTTCCAGGGATAGGGACCATGTCTTCTCCCTGAGCCAGAACCCAGGCCAGGGCTAGCTGTGCAGGCTTGCAGCCTTTTTCACCCGCCATCTCTTCAATGCGCCGCACCAGGTCGAGATTGCGCTGGAAGTTTTCTCCCTGGAAGCGCGGATTGTTTTGCCGCCAGTCGCCAGGCTCAAGATCTTGGGGACTCTTGAACCTTCCGGTGAGGAAGCCGCGGCCAAGTGGACTGTAGGGCACAAAGGTAATTCCCAGTTCGCGGCAGAGGGGGATGAGCTCATCTTCCGGGTCGCGGCTCCACAATGAATATTCGGTTTGGAGCGCGCTGATAGGCCATGTCTTGTGCGCGCGGCGGATGGTTCCGGGCGCGGCCTCTGATAGCCCCAGGCATCGCACTTTTCCTTCCTCCACCAGCCGCGACAAGGCGCCCACCGTCTCTTCGATGGGCACATTGA is part of the Acidobacteriota bacterium genome and encodes:
- a CDS encoding aldo/keto reductase, which produces MQFRKLGHSLFSLSALGLGCMGMSEFYGTRDDQESIGVIQRALDLDVNFLDTADAYGKGSNEELVGKALRGRRNRVVLATKFGNIRDAAGNFVGISGRPDYVKQACEASLRRLETDTIDLYYQHRVDINVPIEETVGALSRLVEEGKVRCLGLSEAAPGTIRRAHKTWPISALQTEYSLWSRDPEDELIPLCRELGITFVPYSPLGRGFLTGRFKSPQDLEPGDWRQNNPRFQGENFQRNLDLVRRIEEMAGEKGCKPAQLALAWVLAQGEDMVPIPGSSHRAHLEENLAALEISLTAEELSRIDEVAPKGVAAGDRYPEGGMKVVNR
- a CDS encoding acyl-CoA dehydrogenase — its product is MFPFHGVDFMEIDAFLSDEEKLVRQTVRAFVEKEVIPYIEGWFRQGEFPMRLVAVLGEMGFLGASLSGYGCAEMSNVQYGLVMQELERADSGLRSFVSVQSALVMFPIHNFGSEDQKQRWLPALQQGKAIGCFALTEPDFGSNPGAMRTRAVKDGNDFVLNGEKTWITNGSIADVAVVWARTPEGIRGFLVEKGMPGYTAKDIKGKMSLRASVTSSLSFADVRVPTAAMFPAGIGLKAALDCLTQARYGIGWGAVGAAMACYNEALEYARVRKQFGDKPIAAHQLVQAQIAEMITEITKAQLLALHVGRLKDRGRADFAHISMLKRNNVKIALDIARSARDILGANGVADEYPVFRHMCNLESVFTYEGTHNIHTLIIGEHATGIAAYQ